The Candidatus Cloacimonadota bacterium genome segment TATCTTCCAAACTCATTAACGAGAAATATATTCAAAATTCCAGTCCGGCCACGATCAGGATAGATTTGAATAAGCTGGAAAAAGAAAATTTCATCTATCAACCTCATACATCTGCCGGTCGCATTCCTACGATCACAGGTTATCGCTGCTACCTGGAGATGCTGGCTCCTAAACTTAATACGATCCAATATGAAAAAAATGATATTTTACGAAATATCTTAATTAAATACTATAAAGATATTCCTCTTGCTCTTCATTATATAATGCAGTTCCTGGCTCGCGAAACCGATCAGCTCAGTTTTGTGGCGGAACCGGAAGTTTCATACGGTTATCTGGAAAAACTGGATGTTTTCAAAATTGCCGAGAACAAACTTCTCTTTGTTGTAAGCCTGGATTCCGGTTTGGATAAAACAGTTATCCTCAAATGGGATCACGGCATAACAGAGCAGCAATTAAAAGCAGTTGTGCGCTACGTGAATGATAAATTTGCCGGACACAGAATTTATGATATCCAACATCGCTATCTGGAAGAAACATCTGACAAGATAAGCGAAGAGAATAAGCTTTTAAAATATTTTCTGGATGAAATGGAAAAAGCTATATCTGAGATCAGCAGCTATTTCATCCATTTTGATGGAAATATCAGTTTTCTGGAGCAGCCGGAATTTGACGATAAAAGCTCAATCCTGGCTTTTCTGGGTTTCATTCAAAAGCAGGATTATCTGGTAAATCTAATGCAGCGTTATGACAAAAATAAACCTTATACC includes the following:
- the hrcA gene encoding heat-inducible transcriptional repressor HrcA — translated: MKKNEIRQQQVLKYLVKEFIQTSEPVSSKLINEKYIQNSSPATIRIDLNKLEKENFIYQPHTSAGRIPTITGYRCYLEMLAPKLNTIQYEKNDILRNILIKYYKDIPLALHYIMQFLARETDQLSFVAEPEVSYGYLEKLDVFKIAENKLLFVVSLDSGLDKTVILKWDHGITEQQLKAVVRYVNDKFAGHRIYDIQHRYLEETSDKISEENKLLKYFLDEMEKAISEISSYFIHFDGNISFLEQPEFDDKSSILAFLGFIQKQDYLVNLMQRYDKNKPYTVVMGEDIGHPELSDYTLIFSRYEIFGIPGYLGVLGPIRMNYEKNIPIIRDMAQIITKTTKKGMVVPKNDR